From Halorussus lipolyticus:
GCGGCACTCCCCGAGGAGGTCGAGCAGAGTCTCGGTGAACCGCTCGTGGCGCTCGGCGTCGGCGCGCACGTCGTGGCGGGTCAGGGCCTGTTCGAAGACCGCGAAGAAGTCCTCGGGGAGGTCGATTAGCGTGCCGTCGAGGTCGAAGAAGACCGCTCGCATGTCTTCGGGGTTCTCCGTTCTCGGATAAAAAGGGACGGGAGGGCGTGGGTAAGTATCTCACACAACTCCGCCCCTGCGCAAGAGAAACAATCGTGATTTCTAAGGAACGAAGAAGGTTTCTCAAAGCCTACTCTACGATTGCCTATAGATGAGGTTCCGCTGAATCTCGTTCGCGCCCTCGTAGACCACCGGAATGCGAACGTCGCGGTACACCCGCGCGATTCTGCGGTCGGTCAGAATCGAACGTCCGCCGTGGAACTGCATCCCCTGCTCGGCGCAGTCGGTGGCGACTTCGGTGGCCTTGGTCTTGGCCATCGCGGCCCACAGACCCGCGTTGTCGCCGTCGCGGACTTTCTCTGCTGACCGGTAGGTCAGCGCGCGGGCCGCCTCGAACTCCATCCGCATGTCGGCCAGACCGTGCTGGACCGCCTGAAAGTCCGCGATGGTCCGGCCGAACTCCTCTCTGCCGTGGACGAACTCCCACGCCTCCTCGATTGCGGCGGCGGCGAGACCCAGACCGTGGCCCGCCACGACGGTCCGCCCGTGGTTGAAGAACTCCGCCAACAGCATGAAGCCAGCGCCCTCGTAGCCCACCAGATTCTCGTCGGGAATCCGGCAGTCGTCGAAGACGATGTGGGCCTGCTTGCTCGCCCGCATCCCCATCTTCTCGGGGATGTGTTCGGCGTCGTAGCCCTCGGCATCGGTCGGCACGATGAACAGCGAGTGGTTGCCGTAGCGATTGTCCTCGTCGTTACCGGTCCGGGCGTAGACCGTCAGCCAGTCGCCCTCGACGCCGTTGCCTATCCAGTACTTCTCGCCGTTCAGGACCCACTCTCCCGTGTCCTCGTCTTTCTCGGCGGTGGTCTGCATTCCCGAGAGGTCGCTCCCGGTGTCGGGTTCAGAGACCGCGAGGCCCGTAATCTGGTCGCCCTCGGCGACCGGTCGGAGGTACTCCTCTTTCTGCTCGTCGGTGCCGTGGGCTTCCACGATTTCCGCGCCGAAACTGGCGAGTTGGAGCGACAGGGCGATGCCCGCGTCGGCCCGAAACCACTCCTCGGCCACGGCGAGCATCTCCACCACGTCGAGACCCCGGCCACCCAAGTCCTCGCCGATGTCTTGGGCGACGAGTCCGGCGTCCTGTCCGGCTTGCAGGATGTCGTGGGGGTACTCGGCTTCTCGGAATCGCTCCTCGGCGTTGGGCGCGATGTACTCGTCGGCGAACTCGCGGGCCTCGTGTTTGACTTCTCGGGCGTACTCTGGCACGATGTCGTCGGCGAGCAGTTCCATACGGGATGGAAGGACTGCGGGAGGATATACTTCGGGGCTGGTCGGGAGACGAACTCGGGGGCCGAGTTGGGGTGAGAACCGGAGGAGCTGAGAGGAGTGAGAACCAGAGGAGCCGAGAGAAACGAACCCTGAAAGTCAGCAAGAAGCTAGCTTCAGGCGTGAGCAACGCCGTCTACCTCCCCGTCCAACACCGCAACCGCCCAACACCGCAACCGCCCCGCTACCGCGAACCTCATACCTCCCCACCCTCCTCGGTCACTCCCGCTGGTCGTTCGCTCGTCCCTCGCACGAGGGATGCGCGCAGTTCTGCGCGCGCCGGAAGACAAACCACGTCTTCCGAGCCTGCGCTCACTTCGTTCGCGCAGACACCCCCGCGCGCCGGACGGTTGGTTCGGTAGTCGTCTGACCGGTTACGCCATCGCTGGACTCACTCGTCTTCTTCCGGGGCGGCCTCATCGGGCACCGACCCCTCGACCAGCGACTCGTCGCTGTACTCCTCGCGCAGGACCTTCTTGTCGAACTTCCCGGTCGCGGTCTTTGGCACCTCGTCGATGAAGACGAGTTCGTCGGGTGCCCACCATCGCGGGTACTCGTCCTGAATCGACGCCATGAGGGCCTCGCGCAGGTCCTCCTCGTCGGCCCCCTCGACCGGAACCACGAAGGCGACCGGTCGCTCCTGCCAGCGTTCGTGAGGCACGCCGATGACCGTGGCCTCGGCCACGCTGTCGTTCGCCATCAGCGCGTTTTCGAGTTCGAGCGACGAAATCCATTCCCCGCCGCTCTTGATGACGTCCTTGGCGCGGTCCACGATTTTGACGTAGCCGTCGGTGTCCACCGTCACCACGTCGCCGGTCTTGAGCCATCCGTCCTCGAAGTCCTCCTCGTTGGCTTCGGGGCGCTCGAAGTACGATTGGGTCACCCACGGCCCTTTGATGTACATTTCGCCGAAGTCCTCGCCGTTCCACGGGACCTCACTGCCGTCGTCGTCCACGACTTTGAACTCCAGTCCGGGCACGACGAGGCCCTGCTTGCCCCGCTTCTCGTAGCGCGCGTCGTCGTCCCAGTCCTCCATTCCGGCCTTGAGGTGCGAGACAGTCCCGATTGGGGCGGTTTCGGTCATGCCCCACGCGTGGAGGACGTCCACGTCGTACTCCTCGTCGAAGCGCCGGATGACGGCCTCGGGGGCGGCGCTCCCGCCGATGACGATGGTTTCGAGCGACGAGAGGTCGGCGTCGTTGTCCTCCAGATATTCGAGGAGTCCGAGCCAAACCGTCGGCACGCCCGCGGTGAAGGTGACGCCTTCCTCCTCGATGAGTTGAGCCAAGTCCGCAGGTTCCGGTGCGGGACCGGGGTAGACGTGCTTGGCTCCCGCGGCAGTCGCCGAATAGGGCATTCCCCATGCGTTGACGTGGAACATGGGCACGACCGGCATGATTACGTCGGACTCGTCGAACTCCAGTCCCTGCGGGGTCAGAGACGCCATCGTGTGCGACCAGAGCATCTGCTGGGTGTACTCGACGCCCTTGGGCTTGCCCGTGGTCCCGGAGGTGTAGCACATCCCGGCTTTGGTGTCGCCCGAGAGGTCCGGCCAGTCGTAGTCGGCCGACTCGTCGGCGACGAAGGACTCGTAGTCAGTTACTGGGGAGAGCGAGGTTTCGGGGACTTGCTGGCCCATCACGACGAACTGCTCGACGCTCTCGAAGGCCGCCGAGTCGGCGGGACCTTCCAGTTTCTCGATGAGGGAGGGGTCCACGAAGATGAGTTTGTCGTCGGCGTTCTCTACGATGTACTCGATGTGGTGGTCGGGGAGGAGGGGATTGATTGTGTGCAACTGCGCGCCGGAGTTGGGCACGCCGAAGTAGGTCTCGAAGTGGCGGTGGTGATTCCAGCAGAACGTCGCCACCCTGTCGCCCGATTCGATGCCCGCTGAATCGAGAGCGTTCGCCAACTGGCCGGTCCGGTCGGCGAACTCCGCGTAGTCGTATCGCTCGATTCCCTGCGCGGTCCGAGAGACGATTTCGGTGTCGGGGTACAGTTTCTCGGCGCGCCAGAGGAACGGTCGAAGTGTGGGGTCAGTTCCACCCATATTCTTTCTCCGGGCTTCGACACCTTATTGTTTGTTACAAGATACCAACCTAAAACTCCGCGAATCAGAATCGTTAACCGGTGGGTGTGGCAACGTTCGGACGTGACAGGGGGCGAGTCGTTTCGCGTCGATTTCCACGTGAAGGTGTTGGACGAGCGAGTAGTGCAACGAGCAAAGGCCCGCGGGTTGGACGCAATCGTCTACGCACCCCACTTCACTCGACTCTCCGAGGTCCGCCAGCAGGCCGACCGATTCTCCGACGACGACCTGTTGGTGATTCCCGGCCGAGAGGTGTTCACGGGCGACTGGTCGAACCGCAGGCACGTCCTCGCGTTCGGCCTCGACGACCCGGTGCCCGACTTCATCACCCTCGCCGACGCGCTGGCCGAGTTCGACCGGCAGGACGCCGCGGTCCTCGCGCCGCATCCGGAGTTCCTCAACGTCAGTTTCGACGCCGAGGACTTGTCGGCCCACCGCGACCGAATCGACGCCGTGGAGGCCTACAACCCGAAACACTGGGCGCACCACAATCGACGCGCTCGGGAACTGGCGACCGAGTTCGACCTGCCGACGTTCACCTCGTCGTACGCCCACCTCCGGGGGTCGGTCGGCGAGGCGTGGACCGAGTTCGAGGAGTCCTTCGACTCGGCGAGTGACCTCGTGTCGGCGCTGAAGGAGGGCGTCTCGCGCAGAATCGTCCACCGGTCGGGATGGGGCCACAAACTCCGGTGCGCCGCGGAGTTCGCGCATCTCGGGTGGGAGAACTCCTACGAGAAAATCGACCGCCTGTTTCTCTCGGGGACCGAACCGACCCACCCGAATCACATCGCCTACGACGACCGATTCGAGAGCGTCTACTAGAGCAGTCCCGTAATCGAGGCCGTGAGGTCCTGCACCGGGAGTTGGACGTGGACCACTGCGGCGATGAGCGCGACTTCGAGACCCGTGATGAGGACCGTCACGAGGGTGGCGCGCTCGCTCGAAACTGCAACGCCGACCGGGAGGTTGTACTCCTTCGTGTAGGGGTAGAACAGCGCGATGCCGCGCTTGCTCCCCACCACGTCCAGCACGTAGTGGGTCGCCACGCCAATCCAGACGTAGTGGAGGTTGTCGAAGAAGACGGGGTAGGCGTAGATAATCGCCAGCACGGGCAGGTTGTGGAGCGTCTTGCGGTGCTTGCCGAACGCGGTGTCCACGTCGGGGAACAGCGCGCCGAGGACCACCGGCACGGAAATCTCGGCGATGGCCCGGAAAGTGGGCACGTCGCCCGAGGGGTGCAAGACGTACCCCAGTCCGATACTCAGCAGAACCGCGTTCAGCACGTGTCCCTCCTTGTTCATGGCTTGGCCTCGGTCATATCGGACTCCTTACCCGGCGGCGACTCAAGGTTTTCCTTCCGATGTCTGACGCACGTCTTGCGCTTTCGGGATTCGGGTCAAGGAAGACCCGAGGGTCCTCCGACAGAGCGCGCTCGGTGTGCCAAACCACCGACAAAGGCCCGACCACCCAAACCACCGTACCCCGAAACAAGCAACAATTACAAGCTTCTAATAATCACAAATTTGCTTTTGGGAAATATTTTGATTGCTCTAACACTATCACCGCTATTCCGACTCTATCTCAGAAAGCACGTCCCGAAGCGCCTGCCGGGCGATTTGCTCTTTCACCATTCGCCGACTCCCGTCGAACTCGTAGCGAGAGACCGTCGCGTAGGACTCCTGCGTACCCCACTCGCCGGCGTATGCCACCCCGATGAACACCGTTCCGACCGGTTTCTCGTCGGTCCCGCCGGTCGGCCCCGCGATGCCGGTCGTCGCCACGCCCCAGTCGGTTCCGGCATCGTCGCGGACCCCGCGGGCCATCTGGCGCGCGACGGGTTCGCTGACCGCGCCGTGTTCGTCCAAGGCCTCGCGAGCGACGCCGAGTTCCTGCAGTTTGGCGTCGTAGGAGTAGGTCACGAGGCCCCGGTCGAAGTAGTCACTCGACCCCGACACGTCGGTCAGAAGCGACCCGACGAGACCGCCGGTGCAGGACTCGGCGACTGCGAGGGTCTGGTCGGCCTCGCGGAGTGGGTCTCCGATGCGCTCCTCGACTGGTGGCTCCTCGGCGAACTCGCGCATACTTGAGGTGTCGGGGCGGACGTGGATGAAGGTGCGGGTGTCGGTGGTAATTGGTCGGTTGGCGGACTGGCCGATGGAGTCCT
This genomic window contains:
- a CDS encoding acyl-CoA dehydrogenase family protein, with the translated sequence MELLADDIVPEYAREVKHEAREFADEYIAPNAEERFREAEYPHDILQAGQDAGLVAQDIGEDLGGRGLDVVEMLAVAEEWFRADAGIALSLQLASFGAEIVEAHGTDEQKEEYLRPVAEGDQITGLAVSEPDTGSDLSGMQTTAEKDEDTGEWVLNGEKYWIGNGVEGDWLTVYARTGNDEDNRYGNHSLFIVPTDAEGYDAEHIPEKMGMRASKQAHIVFDDCRIPDENLVGYEGAGFMLLAEFFNHGRTVVAGHGLGLAAAAIEEAWEFVHGREEFGRTIADFQAVQHGLADMRMEFEAARALTYRSAEKVRDGDNAGLWAAMAKTKATEVATDCAEQGMQFHGGRSILTDRRIARVYRDVRIPVVYEGANEIQRNLIYRQS
- a CDS encoding long-chain fatty acid--CoA ligase, with amino-acid sequence MGGTDPTLRPFLWRAEKLYPDTEIVSRTAQGIERYDYAEFADRTGQLANALDSAGIESGDRVATFCWNHHRHFETYFGVPNSGAQLHTINPLLPDHHIEYIVENADDKLIFVDPSLIEKLEGPADSAAFESVEQFVVMGQQVPETSLSPVTDYESFVADESADYDWPDLSGDTKAGMCYTSGTTGKPKGVEYTQQMLWSHTMASLTPQGLEFDESDVIMPVVPMFHVNAWGMPYSATAAGAKHVYPGPAPEPADLAQLIEEEGVTFTAGVPTVWLGLLEYLEDNDADLSSLETIVIGGSAAPEAVIRRFDEEYDVDVLHAWGMTETAPIGTVSHLKAGMEDWDDDARYEKRGKQGLVVPGLEFKVVDDDGSEVPWNGEDFGEMYIKGPWVTQSYFERPEANEEDFEDGWLKTGDVVTVDTDGYVKIVDRAKDVIKSGGEWISSLELENALMANDSVAEATVIGVPHERWQERPVAFVVPVEGADEEDLREALMASIQDEYPRWWAPDELVFIDEVPKTATGKFDKKVLREEYSDESLVEGSVPDEAAPEEDE
- a CDS encoding CinA family protein — encoded protein: MREFAEEPPVEERIGDPLREADQTLAVAESCTGGLVGSLLTDVSGSSDYFDRGLVTYSYDAKLQELGVAREALDEHGAVSEPVARQMARGVRDDAGTDWGVATTGIAGPTGGTDEKPVGTVFIGVAYAGEWGTQESYATVSRYEFDGSRRMVKEQIARQALRDVLSEIESE
- a CDS encoding metal-dependent hydrolase; this translates as MNKEGHVLNAVLLSIGLGYVLHPSGDVPTFRAIAEISVPVVLGALFPDVDTAFGKHRKTLHNLPVLAIIYAYPVFFDNLHYVWIGVATHYVLDVVGSKRGIALFYPYTKEYNLPVGVAVSSERATLVTVLITGLEVALIAAVVHVQLPVQDLTASITGLL
- a CDS encoding PHP-associated domain-containing protein, with protein sequence MTGGESFRVDFHVKVLDERVVQRAKARGLDAIVYAPHFTRLSEVRQQADRFSDDDLLVIPGREVFTGDWSNRRHVLAFGLDDPVPDFITLADALAEFDRQDAAVLAPHPEFLNVSFDAEDLSAHRDRIDAVEAYNPKHWAHHNRRARELATEFDLPTFTSSYAHLRGSVGEAWTEFEESFDSASDLVSALKEGVSRRIVHRSGWGHKLRCAAEFAHLGWENSYEKIDRLFLSGTEPTHPNHIAYDDRFESVY